One stretch of Rhizoctonia solani chromosome 8, complete sequence DNA includes these proteins:
- a CDS encoding DEAD (Asp-Glu-Ala-Asp) box polypeptide 58 → MSSHFSSPDSSEPEESFEVDLRKDVDKNLPAIKLVTLREWLAIWLRLDRESTPQLRDAFCLCSHFYDPESRSLRRAQITFNDCRPLNNVTIHQLADVDSAVGVAPRVIPLIQSPTLKTVKYYMMRSMSHTLTSDLHIGTLDLPLGGDITKPMYIHKVPNIQFLDLGNNGMFRIHFPLLGTTGIDMYLSDSQMAQLYDLVFHPAALQTLPEDLVREWPGSYEDERFRSQNHKSKRKEYQSQGGGAQDMRGGTTQQTGRDVHVEYLQGWLDRAREIIHGAEELRWARYFFLLYELRGVKNREGSVHPPPEIPPVNIPDNFMDGNEDVEVEVDPESPRVKAVESVLSHFDTTLFMPGMWFIDIATRVTISPNPDNPSECTFADADMHSLLFQHYTGLPFARCEELVNGRGNHYQKDEVAHLNVLAGGRLTIPDWRRNDCGITYAQIYTTDKSNTYNIALAQNAQRTSAIRMLESWDQELTMHINGLMSTFENSAHNHGVALRIETRVEPGCILDMETLSPYVNEKCHVPMDGCSKHVYSEPTPEAGTLLIIMEYMMNALVNRPASGGTWDQVHNVACVHKMKGRKLVPTRKLGALFLPTIRFKKNQQPRVSCNRVLNKATILYLLGARGQSITDTMAFDKIIGANLQKRPRDEDPRPWENAGVQNASAVPISNKQRLVTIRSTHDVANPIPGPDYVQDQEQYSSEEDDPEERESAAPLKQQLWNVICNYPIQIMNKAPNRSQPRESWCRLGKDELVAVTHDFFTSMENLTRAFESYYLFPADANKWNTTVAHLFPLIEGNVANLEKRQGVSNLGVVVELCTMQIGLSEPQRAQLVKDARQYVSENWAWLPLGTGKNHLWSTGVSNVPKSAQQVGPLKGGPWIIRNPRLLRAGTN, encoded by the exons ATGTCTTCACACTTTTCGTCTCCCGATTCCAGCGAGCCTGAGGAATCCTTCGAGGTTGACCTAAGGAAAGATGTGGATAAGAACCTGCCAGCGATCAAGCTTGTTACGCTGAGAGAATGGTTAGCAATATGGCTGCGCTTGGACCGTGAATCAACACCTCAGCTCCGAGATGCCTTTTGCCTATGCAGTCACTTCTATGATCCTGAGTCAAGAAGTTTACGTCGTGCTCAGATCACCTTCAATGACTGTCGTCCCCTGAACAATGTGACCATTCATCAACTTGCGGATGTCGACTCAGCGGTTGGTGTTGCCCCGCGGGTCATACCTTTGATTCAATCGCCAACATTGAAAACTGTCAAGTACTACATGATGCGAAGCATGTCACACACATTAACTTCCGATCTTCACATTGGGACACTGGATCTTCCGCTAGGCGGCGATATTACAAAG CCTATGTACATTCATAAGGTACCCAACATCCAATTCTTAGATCTAGGCAATAATGGAATGTTCAGGATCCATTTCCCACTTTTGGGAACTACTGGGATCGACATGTACCTGAGCGACTCCCAAATGGCTCAACTCTACGACTTAGTCTTCCATCCAGCAGCTTTACAGACCCTTCCAGAGGATCTAGTACGAGAATGGCCCGGCAGCTATGAGGATGAGAGGTTCAGAAGTCAGAACCACAAATCCAAACGCAAGGAGTACCAAAGCCAGGGGGGTGGGGCTCAAGACATGCGTGGTGGCACAACACAACAAACTGGTCGAGATGTCCATGTTGAATACCTGCAAGGATGGTTGGACCGTGCAAGGGAGATCATTCACGGGGCTGAGGAGCTGCGCTGGGCTAGGTACTTTTTTCTGTTGTACGAGCTCAGGGGAGTGAAGAACCGGGAAGGCAGTGTACATCCACCTCCAGAAATTCCTCCGGTGAATATTCCTGATAATTTTATGGACGGAAATGAAG ATGTTGAAGTAGAGGTCGACCCAGAGAGCCCCAGGGTGAAAGCTGTTGAAAGTGTTCTCAGCCACTTTGATACCACGTTATTTATGCCTGGCATGTGGTTCATTGATATTGCCACCCGCGTCACTATTTCGCCAAACCCTGACAATCCATCAGAGTGCACCTTTGCAGATGCGGATATGCATTCCCTCCTTTTCCAACACTACACAGGCTTACCATTTGCAAGGTGTGAAGAACTTGTCAATGGGCGAGGGAACCACTATCAAAAGGACGAAGTTGCCCACTTGAACGTTCTTGCCGGCGGTCGCTTGACCATTCCTGATTGGCGGCGAAACGACTGTGGCATAACGTATGCGCAGATATACACCACTGACAAAAGCAACACATACAACATTGCACTTGCTCAGAATGCACAACGAACCAGCGCTATACGGATGCTTGAGTCGTGGGACCAAGAGCTCACTATGCATATCAATGGATTAATGTCCACCTTTGAAAATTCAGCTCACAACCACGGCGTAGCCTTGCGTATTGAGACTCGTGTAGA ACCGGGATGTATTCTG GACATGGAAACGTTATCGCCTTATGTCAATGAGAAGTGTCATGTGCCAATGGATGGCTGCTCGAAGCACGTTTACTCTGAACCGACTCCAGAGGCTGGCACGCTACTCATCATCATGGAATACATGATGAATGCACTTGTCAATCGTCCGGCCTCTGGAGGTACCTGGGATCAGGTTCACAATGTAGCATGCGTTCATAAGATGAAGGGCAGAAAACTTGTTCCAACACGAAAGCTAGGCGCACTGTTTCTTCCCACGATTCGCTTCAAGAAAAACCAGCAACCACGTGTTAGTTGTAACCGAGTTCTCAACAAAGCAACCATTCTTTACTTGCTGGGTGCTCGAGGCCAATCAATCACTGATACCATGGCTTTTGATAAAATCATTGGAGCCAATCTTCAAAAGCGACCACGCGATGAAGATCCTCGGCCCTGGGAAAATGCGGGTGTCCAAAATGCCAGCGCGGTTCCCATATCAAACAAGCAACGTTTGGTCACGATTCGGAGTACACACGATGTGGCAAACCCAATACCTGGTCCCGACTATGTGCAAGACCAAGAACAGTACTCGTCTGAAGAAGACGATCCAGAAGAGCGAGAGAGTGCTGCACCTCTTAAGCAGCAGCTCTGGAACGTGATCTGCAACTATCCGATCCAGATAATGAACAAGGCTCCTAACCGCTCTCAACCACGTGAATCATGGTGCCGGCTTGGCAAAGACGAACTTGTGGCGGTAACACATGATTTCTTCACCAGCATGGAGAATCTCACAAGGGCATTCGAGTCATACTATCTTTTCCCTGCTGATGCCAACAAGTGGAATACCACCGTGGCTCACCTATTTCCATTGATCGAGGGCAACGTTGCAAATCTTGAAAAGCGACAAGGAGTTTCAAACTTgggagtggtggtggaacTCTGTACAATGCAGATAGGGCTTTCTGAACCACAACGAGCTCAACTAGTTAAAGACGCTAGGCAATATGTCTCAGAAAATTGGGCTTGGTTGCCTTTGGGAACAGGCAAGAATCACTTGTGGTCGACTGGTGTCAGTAATGTACCCAAATCTGCACAACAAGTAGGGCCACTGAAGGGAGGGCCGTGGATAATTCGTAACCCTAGGTTGCTTCGCGCTGGTACTAATTAA
- a CDS encoding DDE family endonuclease, translating to MPKRKAHVTQHTNNLQTNRGTRSVKRLDTDTGSSSPALSSRQSLSSGSELIPLTSAIRLENYDQLISKHTHTELFNVSPSPANITRHQHSVALETQAEDKIVLENPPYNMKDCNPSDNQHFHSLAEDKEDKALDLPSLDAEDLDNKDATKETKASNQKPISHNEAVKIVGRLRNIINNLLHGHR from the exons ATGCCTAAGAGAAAAGCCCATGTTACCCAACACACAAACAACTTGCAAACAAATAGG GGAACACGAAGCGTCAAGAGATTGGACACTGATACAGGAAGCAGTAGCCCAGCACTCAGCTCCAGGCAATCTTTGTCTTCCGGAAGTGAGTTAATTCCCTTGACCAGCGCTATAAGGTTAGAAAACTATGACCAATTGATTTCCAAGCATACACATACAGAGTTGTTCAATGTATCACCAAGTCCCGCTAATATCACAAGACATCAGCATAGTGTTGCTCTTGAGACTCAGGCAGAAGACAAGATTGTGCTGGAAAACCCACCTTACAACATGAAAGACTGCAATCCTTCAGACAATCAGCATTTTCACAGTCTGGCAGAGGACAAGGAGGACAAGGCACTGGATTTACCTTCTCTGGACGCAGAAGATCTGGACAACAAAGATGCTACCAAAGAAA CCAAGGCGTCAAATCAAAAGCCAATCTCCCATAATGAAGCTGTCAAAATTGTTGGTAGACTTAGAAATATTATTAATAACTTACTTCACGGGCACAGATAA